One window of Agrobacterium vitis genomic DNA carries:
- the nrdH gene encoding glutaredoxin-like protein NrdH, translated as MTITVYSKPACVQCNATTRALDRQGLDYRIVDISVDEDAYAKVQGLGYRQVPVVIAGDMHWAGFRPDMINALA; from the coding sequence ATGACCATCACCGTTTACAGCAAACCTGCCTGTGTCCAGTGCAACGCAACCACCCGCGCGCTCGATCGCCAGGGTCTCGACTACCGCATCGTCGACATTTCCGTCGATGAGGACGCCTATGCCAAGGTTCAAGGTCTTGGCTATCGGCAGGTTCCCGTCGTCATCGCTGGCGATATGCATTGGGCGGGTTTTCGTCCCGACATGATCAACGCGCTGGCGTGA
- a CDS encoding glycoside hydrolase family 38 C-terminal domain-containing protein, which yields MFCPCSRQPLFSGKPTRCPQKAQFESCGHRFVSLSETDWGAALLSADKYGFSAKGNRLTLSLVRGPMFPDMLADEGHHHFVYALLPHDGRWWSEEVQAEADLVNAGLHFTPATATENCDIAPIGFSGQSVRVHALKPAEDGKGHVLRLSESAGRRGAFHLTLPDGRKPTQINAIEEPLVDPDDPVSRPFGLASFLF from the coding sequence GTGTTCTGTCCCTGTTCACGCCAACCGTTGTTCAGCGGGAAACCAACGCGATGCCCTCAGAAAGCCCAGTTCGAATCCTGCGGCCATCGTTTTGTTTCACTCTCGGAAACAGACTGGGGTGCGGCCCTGCTCTCGGCGGACAAATATGGCTTTTCTGCCAAGGGCAACCGGCTAACTTTGAGCCTTGTTCGCGGCCCCATGTTTCCCGATATGCTGGCCGACGAGGGCCACCACCACTTCGTTTACGCCCTTTTGCCGCATGATGGCCGCTGGTGGAGCGAAGAGGTTCAGGCAGAGGCCGATCTCGTCAATGCGGGCCTGCATTTCACGCCCGCCACCGCCACTGAAAACTGCGACATCGCGCCTATCGGTTTTTCCGGTCAAAGTGTCCGCGTGCATGCCCTCAAGCCTGCGGAGGATGGGAAAGGCCATGTCCTGCGCCTGTCGGAGTCAGCCGGTCGTCGCGGGGCGTTTCATTTGACACTGCCAGATGGCCGCAAACCAACCCAAATCAATGCCATCGAGGAGCCGCTTGTTGATCCGGATGATCCCGTGAGCCGTCCTTTCGGTCTCGCCAGCTTCCTCTTTTGA
- a CDS encoding ABC transporter substrate-binding protein: MKFHSMMMVSVAAAAMFAGSALAQEKATVAFLMPDQASTRYETHDYPGFKAEMAKLCAGCTVIYQNANGDTALQQQQFNSVIAQGAKVIVLDPVDSSAAAALVELAQSQDVKVIAYDRPIPKKAADYYVSFDNAGIGEAIAKSLVQHLKAKGVPQGSGILEINGSPTDAAAGLIRDGVHKGLKDSGYKTLAEFDTPEWAPPKAQEWAAGQITRFGADIKGVVAANDGTGGGAIAAFKAAGVNPVPPVTGNDATIAALQLIISGDQYNTISKPSEIVAAAAAQVTVQFLKGEKPEAKTTLYDTPSQLFIPAVVTAENIKAEIFDKKIQTPAEVCTGEYAAGCKNLGIIQ, from the coding sequence ATGAAATTTCATTCCATGATGATGGTGTCGGTTGCCGCCGCTGCCATGTTTGCAGGCTCGGCCTTGGCGCAGGAGAAAGCAACCGTTGCGTTTCTGATGCCCGATCAGGCATCGACACGCTATGAAACTCACGATTATCCGGGCTTCAAGGCGGAGATGGCCAAGCTTTGTGCCGGATGCACGGTGATTTATCAGAACGCCAATGGCGACACCGCGCTTCAGCAACAGCAGTTCAACTCAGTCATTGCGCAAGGTGCCAAGGTGATCGTGCTTGACCCGGTGGATTCGTCTGCCGCCGCCGCATTGGTTGAGCTGGCGCAGTCGCAGGATGTCAAGGTTATTGCCTATGACCGTCCTATTCCGAAGAAAGCGGCGGATTATTATGTCTCCTTCGACAATGCTGGCATTGGTGAGGCGATCGCCAAGTCTTTGGTGCAGCACCTGAAGGCCAAGGGCGTACCACAAGGTTCTGGCATTCTTGAAATCAACGGCTCGCCCACCGATGCCGCCGCTGGCCTGATCCGTGATGGTGTTCACAAAGGCCTGAAGGATTCCGGCTACAAGACATTGGCCGAATTTGACACGCCGGAATGGGCGCCACCGAAGGCGCAGGAATGGGCCGCAGGCCAGATCACCCGTTTTGGCGCAGATATCAAGGGCGTGGTCGCCGCCAACGACGGCACGGGCGGTGGTGCTATTGCCGCCTTCAAGGCAGCAGGCGTCAATCCTGTGCCACCGGTTACGGGCAATGATGCCACCATCGCCGCGCTTCAGCTGATCATCTCCGGCGATCAGTACAACACGATTTCCAAGCCATCGGAAATTGTTGCGGCAGCCGCCGCCCAGGTGACAGTTCAGTTCCTGAAGGGCGAGAAGCCGGAAGCCAAGACGACGCTGTATGACACACCCTCGCAACTGTTCATTCCGGCGGTTGTGACGGCAGAAAACATCAAGGCTGAAATCTTCGACAAGAAGATCCAGACCCCTGCCGAAGTCTGCACCGGCGAATATGCGGCTGGCTGCAAAAACCTGGGCATCATCCAGTAA
- a CDS encoding NADH:flavin oxidoreductase/NADH oxidase, protein MSSLFTPFTLKGITLRNRIAVSPMCQYSAEDGIINDWHHVHLAGLARGGAGLVVAEATAVSPEGRITPGCAGIWSDEQIEPWKKAVHLVKAAGAVPGIQIAHAGRKASANRPWEGDDHISGSDPRGWETLAPSAIAFGANLGKVPQAMTLADIERIKADFVAAAKRALAAGFEWLELHFAHGYLGQSFFSTWSNKRTDNYGGDFDGRARFLLETLAAVRDVWPEHLPLAARFGVTEFDGSNDLEEGIEMVRRFKAGGLDIIDVSIGFSTPTANIPWGPAFMGPIAQRVRREVGLPATTSWFISEPKQADALIADDFVDMVSLGRPLLANSHWPYQAALELGIDKPSWTLPAPYAHWLERYRTA, encoded by the coding sequence ATGTCATCCTTATTTACCCCTTTCACACTCAAAGGCATAACGCTGCGAAATCGCATTGCGGTATCGCCGATGTGCCAGTATTCGGCCGAGGACGGCATTATCAATGACTGGCATCACGTCCATCTGGCTGGGCTCGCGCGCGGCGGGGCAGGTTTGGTGGTTGCTGAAGCGACAGCTGTATCCCCGGAAGGCCGGATCACCCCCGGATGCGCAGGCATCTGGAGTGATGAGCAGATTGAGCCTTGGAAAAAAGCGGTGCATTTGGTGAAGGCGGCAGGTGCCGTTCCCGGGATTCAGATCGCACACGCAGGCCGCAAAGCGAGCGCCAATCGTCCATGGGAAGGAGACGACCATATTTCCGGGTCCGATCCGCGTGGCTGGGAAACGCTGGCACCATCCGCCATTGCGTTCGGAGCAAATCTTGGCAAGGTGCCACAGGCCATGACCCTTGCAGATATCGAACGCATCAAGGCAGACTTTGTCGCTGCTGCGAAGCGGGCGCTGGCCGCCGGTTTTGAATGGCTTGAGCTGCATTTTGCTCATGGCTATCTCGGACAAAGCTTCTTTTCAACCTGGTCTAATAAGCGCACGGACAATTACGGTGGTGACTTTGACGGACGTGCCAGATTTCTGCTCGAAACGCTGGCTGCTGTTCGTGATGTCTGGCCCGAACATTTGCCGCTTGCCGCTCGCTTTGGCGTGACCGAATTTGACGGTTCGAACGACCTGGAAGAGGGGATCGAAATGGTTCGCCGCTTCAAGGCTGGCGGCCTCGACATTATTGATGTCAGCATTGGGTTCTCCACGCCGACCGCAAATATTCCGTGGGGGCCTGCTTTCATGGGGCCTATCGCCCAACGGGTAAGGCGGGAGGTTGGACTTCCCGCCACCACGAGCTGGTTCATCAGCGAGCCAAAGCAGGCTGATGCACTGATCGCAGACGATTTTGTAGATATGGTGTCGCTTGGCCGCCCGCTGCTTGCCAACAGCCATTGGCCTTATCAAGCAGCGCTTGAGCTAGGTATCGACAAGCCGTCCTGGACACTTCCCGCACCATATGCGCATTGGCTGGAACGCTACAGAACGGCCTGA
- the nrdF gene encoding class 1b ribonucleoside-diphosphate reductase subunit beta, translating into MNIQIKTNTPTQTKPVRAINWNRIDDDKDLEVWNRLTGNFWLPEKVPLSNDIPSWAALKPKEQQLTIRVFTGLTLLDTIQTSIGAPTLMEDSITPHEEAVYSNISFMEAVHARSYSSIFSTLCSTSDVDDAYRWSEENEFLQKKSALILEHYRNPDPLKRKIASVFLESFLFYSGFYLPMFWSSRARLTNTADMIRLIIRDEAVHGYYIGYKFQRGLELLSEERRQEIKDFAFDLLLELYDNEAKYTEALYDGVGLTEDVKKFLHYNANKALMNLGYEALFPPEACKVNPAILSALSPNADENHDFFSGSGSSYVIGKAVATEDEDWDF; encoded by the coding sequence ATGAACATACAGATAAAGACCAACACTCCGACGCAAACCAAGCCGGTGCGTGCGATCAACTGGAACCGCATCGATGACGACAAGGACCTGGAGGTCTGGAACAGGCTGACCGGTAATTTCTGGCTGCCGGAGAAGGTGCCATTGTCAAACGACATCCCATCCTGGGCGGCGCTGAAACCGAAAGAGCAACAGTTGACCATCCGCGTTTTCACGGGACTGACCCTGCTCGATACGATACAGACGAGCATCGGTGCGCCAACGCTGATGGAGGATTCCATCACGCCGCATGAAGAGGCGGTCTATTCGAACATCTCCTTCATGGAGGCGGTGCATGCCCGTTCCTATTCCTCGATCTTCTCGACCCTGTGTTCGACGTCCGACGTGGATGATGCCTATCGCTGGTCCGAAGAAAACGAGTTTCTGCAGAAGAAGTCGGCGCTGATCCTCGAACACTATCGCAATCCTGACCCGCTGAAACGCAAGATCGCAAGTGTGTTCCTCGAAAGCTTCTTGTTCTATTCTGGCTTCTATCTGCCAATGTTCTGGTCGAGCCGTGCCAGGCTCACCAACACGGCCGACATGATCCGTCTCATCATCCGCGACGAGGCTGTGCATGGCTATTACATCGGCTACAAGTTTCAGCGTGGTCTCGAGCTGTTGAGTGAGGAGCGGCGGCAGGAAATCAAGGACTTCGCCTTCGATCTGCTGCTTGAGCTATACGACAACGAGGCCAAATACACCGAGGCGCTCTATGACGGTGTCGGACTGACAGAGGACGTCAAGAAATTTCTGCATTACAACGCGAATAAGGCGCTGATGAACCTCGGCTATGAGGCTCTGTTTCCGCCGGAGGCCTGCAAGGTCAATCCGGCGATCCTGTCGGCGCTCTCGCCGAATGCCGACGAGAATCATGACTTCTTTTCTGGCTCAGGCTCGTCCTATGTCATCGGCAAGGCAGTTGCGACCGAGGACGAGGACTGGGATTTTTAA
- a CDS encoding MFS transporter, producing the protein MTDRTSQFNSEAIDLDTAEPVAWSPATWFAVLSMAATSFALVSAEFLPAGLLTPMARDLGISEGTAGQVVTATAFVGAITALLSNVLIGRLNRKTVLVGLSALAIGSNILAAVATDFWLLMLGRAGLGIALSGFWALSVAVVARLVGANATGRGMAIVTLGVSLATIAAPSIGALISDWLGWRSAMSMTAGLAALAMLLQIICLPTLPSSTSNSLSDVFRLTRRRGVQLGMLAILLLMTGHFAGSVYVRPFLEQVTLLETGPIALALLGFGVASVIGNVAGGRMADASIHMALAVTAVLMASAALALVLWGNYVGVAFSLVTLWGFAFGMAPVVLPTNLSRSAPDALEAAGSLMVVSFQVAITIGAVVGGYVVDHYGAAGPLTLTAALAALTVALALTQPRT; encoded by the coding sequence ATGACGGACAGAACATCACAATTTAACAGCGAGGCTATAGACCTCGATACCGCTGAGCCGGTTGCTTGGAGCCCTGCCACCTGGTTTGCCGTCCTTTCGATGGCGGCCACCAGTTTTGCGCTGGTGTCGGCTGAGTTCCTGCCGGCAGGCCTGCTGACGCCAATGGCACGTGATCTTGGGATCAGTGAGGGAACAGCCGGGCAGGTCGTGACTGCCACCGCTTTCGTGGGCGCCATCACCGCCCTGTTGAGCAATGTCCTGATCGGCAGGTTGAACCGCAAGACAGTGCTGGTCGGCCTCAGTGCGTTGGCAATCGGCTCCAATATTCTTGCGGCGGTGGCGACGGATTTTTGGCTCTTGATGCTCGGTCGAGCAGGCCTCGGCATTGCCCTCAGCGGCTTCTGGGCGCTTTCGGTTGCGGTTGTCGCCAGGTTGGTTGGGGCCAATGCAACAGGACGGGGCATGGCGATTGTCACGCTCGGCGTCTCACTCGCCACAATAGCCGCGCCATCGATAGGCGCTTTGATCAGCGACTGGTTGGGCTGGCGCAGCGCCATGTCCATGACAGCGGGGCTTGCTGCACTTGCCATGCTGCTGCAGATAATCTGCTTGCCAACATTGCCTTCAAGCACAAGCAACAGTCTCTCTGATGTATTCCGGTTGACGCGGCGGCGTGGCGTTCAACTTGGAATGCTGGCCATCCTTTTGTTGATGACGGGGCATTTTGCCGGCTCGGTTTATGTGCGCCCTTTCCTGGAACAGGTGACGCTGCTTGAAACCGGCCCGATTGCCCTGGCGCTTCTAGGCTTTGGCGTTGCATCGGTGATCGGTAACGTTGCGGGTGGCCGGATGGCGGACGCCAGTATTCATATGGCACTCGCTGTCACCGCCGTGCTGATGGCGTCTGCAGCGCTCGCCTTGGTGCTTTGGGGCAATTATGTCGGCGTGGCCTTCAGCCTCGTGACGCTCTGGGGCTTTGCCTTCGGCATGGCGCCCGTGGTGCTGCCGACCAACCTATCGCGCAGTGCACCTGACGCCCTGGAGGCAGCGGGTAGCCTGATGGTCGTCTCCTTCCAGGTCGCGATCACTATTGGCGCGGTTGTCGGTGGCTATGTCGTTGATCATTATGGCGCTGCTGGGCCCTTGACCCTTACCGCTGCCCTGGCCGCATTGACGGTCGCCTTGGCGCTGACGCAACCTCGCACCTGA
- a CDS encoding AraC family transcriptional regulator has product MSDHSSQRLSPSNIPMDALSEVLQDFRLSGVNYGRCELRHPWSIALPQQQLLRFHFIGQGPCWIHTEAQGWQELHDGDLVLLPQGIAHRLASAPDVEGDSLKSCQIKRLSNKVCELVREGPGATSTLFCGSMALSAYALDPLIALMPPIIKGCDVAGNDPIIGPLLAAMTAEASQPQMGSATILSRMADLLVARLIRCWVNCSGATTTGWLAAIRDPHLGRVLAAMHRDPGHNWTLESLAGVAGQSRSIFAERFSAILGEGAARYLTRLRMQLARELLGQGGMSVAEVASRLGYESEASFARAFKRITTVSPGVVRRTVSGRTDMVFGF; this is encoded by the coding sequence ATGTCTGATCATTCGTCTCAACGATTGTCGCCGTCAAATATCCCGATGGATGCGCTAAGCGAAGTTCTACAGGACTTTCGCTTGAGTGGGGTCAACTATGGGCGCTGCGAACTGCGACATCCGTGGAGCATCGCCCTGCCGCAGCAACAGCTGCTTCGTTTCCACTTTATCGGCCAAGGTCCATGCTGGATTCATACCGAAGCCCAGGGATGGCAGGAATTGCACGATGGGGATCTGGTGCTGCTGCCGCAAGGTATCGCACATCGATTGGCCAGCGCGCCGGATGTTGAAGGCGACTCGCTTAAAAGCTGTCAGATAAAAAGGTTGAGCAACAAGGTTTGCGAATTGGTGCGGGAAGGACCCGGGGCGACCAGCACTCTTTTCTGCGGCTCCATGGCGTTGAGCGCCTATGCCCTTGATCCTTTGATCGCCCTGATGCCGCCAATCATCAAGGGCTGCGATGTCGCTGGCAATGACCCGATCATCGGTCCCCTGCTGGCGGCTATGACGGCAGAGGCTTCGCAGCCGCAGATGGGCAGCGCGACGATCCTGTCGCGTATGGCTGACTTGCTCGTGGCGCGGCTTATCCGCTGTTGGGTCAATTGCAGCGGAGCCACAACCACCGGCTGGCTCGCCGCCATCCGAGACCCCCATCTTGGCCGTGTGTTGGCAGCCATGCACCGCGATCCCGGCCATAACTGGACGCTTGAAAGCCTTGCCGGTGTGGCAGGTCAGTCGCGCTCGATCTTTGCCGAACGCTTCAGCGCGATTTTAGGGGAAGGCGCGGCACGCTATCTCACCCGCCTGCGTATGCAGCTTGCCCGTGAGTTGTTGGGACAAGGTGGCATGTCGGTTGCCGAGGTTGCATCTCGCCTGGGCTATGAATCCGAGGCGTCCTTCGCTCGCGCTTTCAAACGCATTACCACGGTCTCGCCGGGCGTTGTGCGCCGCACAGTTTCCGGACGAACGGACATGGTTTTCGGATTTTAA
- the nrdE gene encoding class 1b ribonucleoside-diphosphate reductase subunit alpha — translation MKAAEQALDYHALNAMLNLYDEDGKIQLDKDALAAKQYFLQHVNQNTVFFHNLREKLDYLVDEGYYEQAVLDQYAFNFVRDLFDHAYARKFRFPTFLGAFKYYTSYTLKTFDGKRYLERYEDRICMVALTLAQGNEALARDMVDEIISGRFQPATPTFLNAGKKQRGELVSCFLLRMEDNMESIARGINSALQLSKRGGGVALSLTNIREAGAPIKQIENQSSGIIPVMKLLEDSFSYANQLGARQGAGAVYLNAHHPDIMRFLDTKRENADEKIRIKTLSLGVVVPDITFELAKNNEDMYLFSPYDVERVYGVAFSEISVTEKYREMVADSRIRKKKIRARDFFQVLAEIQFESGYPYIMFEDTVNRTNPIAGRISMSNLCSEILQVSDVSTYNDDLSYKTMGKDISCNLGSLNIAAVMDSSDFGKTIETAIRALTAVSDMSHISSVPSIERGNDDSHAIGLGQMNLHGYLARERIFYGSEEGIDFTNIYFYTVTYHAICASNRIAVERGTSFKGFENSKYASGEYFDKYTQTEWLPATGRVADLFETAGIAIPTQDDWLALKEAVMTSGLYNQNLQAVPPTGSISYINHSTSSIHPIVSKIEIRKEGKIGRVYYPAAFMSNDNLDYYQDAYEIGPEKIIDTYAAATQHVDQGLSLTLFFRDTATTRDINRAQIYAWKKGIKTIYYIRLRQMALTGTQVQGCVSCAL, via the coding sequence TTGAAGGCTGCCGAGCAGGCGCTGGATTATCACGCGCTGAACGCGATGCTAAACCTCTACGACGAGGATGGTAAAATCCAACTCGACAAGGACGCTCTGGCTGCAAAGCAGTATTTCTTGCAGCACGTCAACCAGAACACCGTCTTCTTCCATAATCTGCGGGAGAAGCTCGATTACCTCGTGGACGAAGGCTACTATGAGCAGGCGGTGTTGGACCAGTATGCGTTCAATTTCGTTCGAGATCTTTTCGATCACGCCTATGCGAGGAAGTTTCGCTTCCCGACCTTTCTCGGCGCCTTCAAATATTACACCAGCTACACGCTGAAGACATTCGACGGAAAGCGCTATCTGGAGCGCTATGAAGACCGGATCTGCATGGTGGCATTGACGCTGGCGCAGGGCAATGAGGCTTTGGCACGTGACATGGTCGATGAGATTATCTCTGGCCGCTTCCAGCCGGCGACGCCGACCTTTCTCAATGCCGGCAAGAAGCAACGCGGCGAACTCGTCTCCTGCTTCCTGCTGCGCATGGAAGACAACATGGAAAGCATCGCCCGTGGCATCAACTCGGCGCTGCAACTTTCCAAGCGTGGGGGTGGGGTGGCGTTATCCCTGACCAATATCCGCGAGGCTGGCGCACCGATCAAGCAGATCGAGAACCAGTCCTCGGGCATCATCCCGGTGATGAAGCTGCTGGAAGACAGTTTTTCCTATGCCAACCAGCTAGGTGCGCGCCAGGGGGCGGGGGCTGTCTACCTGAATGCCCATCATCCCGATATCATGCGCTTCCTCGACACCAAGCGAGAAAACGCCGACGAGAAGATCAGGATCAAGACGCTGTCGCTCGGTGTCGTGGTTCCAGACATCACCTTTGAATTGGCGAAGAACAACGAGGATATGTACCTGTTCTCACCCTATGACGTGGAGCGCGTCTATGGCGTCGCGTTTTCTGAAATCTCGGTCACGGAAAAATATCGCGAGATGGTTGCCGACAGCCGCATTCGCAAGAAGAAGATCAGGGCGCGTGATTTCTTCCAGGTGCTTGCCGAAATCCAGTTCGAGAGCGGCTATCCATACATCATGTTCGAAGACACGGTGAACCGCACCAACCCGATTGCCGGCCGCATCTCGATGAGCAATCTCTGCTCGGAAATCCTACAGGTGAGCGACGTCAGCACTTACAATGACGACCTGTCCTACAAGACCATGGGTAAGGACATCTCCTGCAATCTCGGGTCCTTGAACATCGCGGCGGTGATGGATTCTTCAGACTTCGGCAAGACCATAGAGACCGCGATCCGGGCGCTGACCGCCGTGTCCGACATGAGCCATATCTCGTCGGTTCCCTCAATCGAGAGAGGCAATGACGACAGCCACGCCATCGGCCTTGGCCAGATGAACCTGCACGGCTATCTCGCACGCGAGCGCATCTTCTACGGATCGGAAGAGGGCATCGATTTCACCAACATTTATTTCTACACGGTAACCTATCACGCCATCTGCGCTTCGAACCGCATTGCCGTCGAACGTGGCACGAGCTTCAAGGGTTTCGAGAACTCGAAATATGCGTCCGGCGAGTATTTCGACAAGTATACGCAAACCGAATGGCTTCCAGCGACCGGGCGCGTCGCAGACCTGTTCGAAACGGCTGGAATCGCGATCCCGACACAGGATGACTGGTTGGCGCTGAAAGAGGCAGTGATGACATCGGGCCTTTATAACCAGAATCTTCAGGCCGTGCCGCCGACGGGGTCGATCTCCTACATCAACCATTCGACCTCCTCGATCCATCCGATTGTCTCGAAGATCGAGATCCGCAAGGAAGGCAAGATCGGCCGCGTCTATTATCCGGCCGCCTTCATGAGCAATGATAACCTTGATTACTATCAGGACGCCTATGAGATCGGACCTGAGAAGATCATAGACACCTATGCGGCCGCCACCCAGCATGTGGATCAGGGGCTTTCGCTGACGCTGTTCTTCCGTGATACCGCAACGACCCGCGACATCAATCGTGCGCAAATCTACGCCTGGAAGAAGGGCATCAAGACCATCTATTACATTCGCCTTCGCCAGATGGCGCTGACCGGCACGCAAGTGCAGGGCTGCGTATCCTGCGCGCTGTGA
- the nrdI gene encoding class Ib ribonucleoside-diphosphate reductase assembly flavoprotein NrdI: MGLIVYFSSTSENTHRFVGKLGLRASRIPVSPRGGDPSINEPYVLIVPTYSGDGGKGAVPKQVIRFLNDAENRSHLRGVIAAGNSNFGETFCLAGDVISRKCRVPYLYRFELLGTDEDVANVKYGMERFWTSQLSSAL, encoded by the coding sequence ATGGGGCTGATTGTCTATTTTTCCAGCACCTCGGAAAACACCCATCGCTTTGTCGGCAAGCTTGGTTTGCGCGCGTCACGTATCCCCGTCAGCCCACGGGGTGGCGACCCCTCGATCAATGAACCTTACGTGCTGATCGTGCCAACCTATTCGGGTGACGGTGGCAAAGGGGCCGTTCCAAAACAGGTCATCCGCTTCCTCAACGATGCGGAAAACCGCTCTCATCTCCGGGGCGTGATCGCCGCGGGCAACAGTAATTTCGGCGAGACGTTCTGTCTCGCAGGCGACGTGATCTCACGGAAATGTCGGGTGCCGTACCTTTACAGGTTCGAATTGCTCGGCACGGACGAGGATGTCGCCAATGTCAAATATGGGATGGAACGATTTTGGACGTCACAACTTTCGAGCGCCCTTTGA
- a CDS encoding ArsR/SmtB family transcription factor gives MRAIPHPALKDVTLTQVLYALSDPVRLGVVRQLSNEGQATCSALDGGRPKSSMSHHFKVLREGGLVFTRTDGPTHLNELRREEIDERFPGLLDAVLAVSDEPG, from the coding sequence ATGCGCGCTATCCCACATCCCGCTTTGAAAGACGTTACTCTCACCCAGGTGCTCTACGCCCTCAGCGACCCTGTACGGCTGGGCGTCGTGCGTCAGCTTTCCAATGAGGGACAGGCCACATGCTCTGCACTGGATGGGGGCCGGCCAAAGTCCAGCATGTCCCACCACTTTAAAGTCTTGAGAGAGGGTGGCCTGGTGTTTACCCGTACAGATGGACCAACGCACTTGAATGAGCTGCGCCGTGAAGAAATCGATGAGCGATTTCCAGGTCTATTGGACGCTGTCCTGGCCGTATCAGACGAGCCGGGCTGA
- a CDS encoding LacI family DNA-binding transcriptional regulator, with protein sequence MNQKKPARKTTIYDLAELAGTSASAVSAVLNGNWKKRRISTQLAEKIRRIAQEQGYALNMQASLLRREKSQIIGMIVPKYDNRYFGSIVETFEDMARARGLFPIITCTRRDPELEVEAARTLLSYQVEWLVSTGATNPDRITEICTSAGARSINLDLPGTAAPSVISDNFAGARELTRRILKNCHSKTGKAAPLLFVGGRATDHNTLERVRGFRAAHQDIGVPIDERHILTCGYAPEKAEKALQTLAIVEGEIPGGMFVNSTISLEGVMQWLKTSGYVAERLPAMGCFDWDPFVALLGGDIEMVRQDVDGMLKAVFEIIDTGISQNTFIELPPLFSGQSNAQAEITP encoded by the coding sequence GTGAATCAGAAAAAACCCGCCAGGAAGACGACGATCTACGATCTGGCCGAGCTTGCTGGCACATCGGCCAGCGCTGTCAGCGCTGTTTTGAATGGCAATTGGAAGAAGCGCCGGATCAGCACGCAACTGGCGGAAAAAATCAGACGGATTGCGCAAGAGCAAGGCTATGCGCTCAACATGCAGGCCAGTCTGCTGCGCCGGGAAAAATCACAGATCATCGGCATGATCGTTCCTAAGTATGACAACCGCTATTTTGGATCGATTGTCGAAACCTTCGAGGACATGGCGCGGGCGAGGGGCCTTTTCCCGATTATCACCTGCACGCGACGTGACCCGGAGCTTGAAGTGGAGGCCGCACGTACTCTGCTGTCCTATCAAGTGGAATGGCTGGTTTCGACCGGAGCGACCAACCCTGACCGGATCACCGAAATATGCACGTCTGCCGGGGCGCGCAGCATTAATCTCGACCTGCCGGGAACAGCGGCACCTTCGGTTATTTCGGACAATTTTGCAGGGGCAAGGGAATTGACCCGTCGTATTCTAAAAAATTGTCACAGCAAGACCGGCAAGGCCGCACCGCTGCTGTTCGTTGGCGGGCGCGCCACAGATCACAACACCTTGGAGCGGGTGCGCGGTTTTCGGGCAGCCCATCAGGATATCGGCGTTCCGATTGATGAACGCCACATACTCACCTGCGGATACGCCCCGGAAAAAGCAGAAAAAGCTTTGCAAACACTGGCGATTGTTGAAGGCGAAATCCCGGGCGGAATGTTTGTAAACTCCACCATCTCTCTGGAGGGCGTCATGCAGTGGCTCAAGACCTCCGGCTATGTCGCGGAACGGCTACCAGCAATGGGCTGTTTCGACTGGGATCCCTTTGTGGCGCTTTTGGGTGGCGACATCGAAATGGTGCGCCAGGATGTCGACGGCATGCTCAAAGCGGTCTTTGAGATTATCGATACAGGAATATCACAAAATACATTCATTGAGTTGCCTCCATTATTCTCTGGGCAATCAAATGCGCAGGCGGAAATCACCCCTTAA